From a single Papaver somniferum cultivar HN1 unplaced genomic scaffold, ASM357369v1 unplaced-scaffold_19, whole genome shotgun sequence genomic region:
- the LOC113338622 gene encoding uncharacterized protein LOC113338622, with product MKLTPLNIQLTELYEKISKDLSPPRPLPAETRDNRKYCNFHKDHGHKTENCRALQIEVQRMIDAGKLQEYVKKDFRKGPGQFGTAHVINAHMINVSHARIHSMTRRASEDESMRNLRQLKEWYLINHINFFSENGAEIRELGCVKIVFSEADMIGVYAPHNDVIIITAWIGMSHVHWILVDTWSSVSVLFSGAYSSMNLPRDLIEEDENPIIGFSGEVTKATGKVKIPIKVADKSVLGNFLLLDCRAPYNAILGRDWLHEIAAVTSSYHQCLKFISPEGVVKVRSDHMAAHKCHESAMDEYKKSEVSGNQIMRGQQK from the coding sequence ATGAAGCTGACACCATTGAACATACAACTTACAGAGTTGTATGAGAAAATCAGCAAGGATTTGAGCCCCCCTCGTCCCTTGCCAGCAGAGACACGTGATAATAGAAAATACTGCAATTTCCATAAAGACCATGGTCACAAGACTGAGAATTGTCGCGCTTTACAGATCGAGGTCCAGCGGATGATAGACGCTGGAAAGCTACAAGAGTACGTGAAGAAGGATTTTCGAAAAGGCCCTGGACAGTTTGGCACAGCACATGTGATTAACGCTCATATGATTAACGTCAGTCACGCCAGGATCCATTCAATGACCCGGCGGGCATCAGAAGATGAGAGCATGAGAAATCTCAGGCAGTTAAAAGAATGGTACTTGATAAATCATATCAATTTTTTCAGTGAAAATGGAGCAGAAATTCGGGAGCTTGGGTGCGTAAAGATCGTGTTCTCTGAAGCAGACATGATAGGTGTATATGCTCCACACAATGATGTTATCATTATAACTGCTTGGATTGGCATGTCTCATGTACACTGGATTCTAGTGGATACATGGAGCTCAGTGAGCGTGCTGTTTTCAGGAGCTTATTCCTCTATGAATCTACCACGCGACTTGATCGAGGAGGATGAAAATCCAATTATCGGTTTCAGTGGCGAAGTTACAAAGGCAACTGGAAAAGTGAAGATACCTATAAAAGTGGCCGACAAGTCTGTTCTAGGAAATTTCTTACTGCTTGACTGTAGAGCTCCTTACAATGCGATCTTAGGACGAGACTGGCTGCATGAGATTGCTGCAGTCACATCCTCATACCATCAATGTTTAAAGTTTATTTCCCCTGAAGGAGTCGTAAAAGTTAGGAGTGACCATATGGCCGCTCACAAGTGTCACGAGAGTGCTATGGACGAGTACAAGAAGTCAGAAGTTAGTGGGAACCAAATCATGCGGGGCCAGCAGAAATAG